In one window of Archocentrus centrarchus isolate MPI-CPG fArcCen1 chromosome 11, fArcCen1, whole genome shotgun sequence DNA:
- the LOC115788200 gene encoding hepatic lectin-like, producing the protein MSRPQREGEALGSQSAKSNRRSKVTPELVALLVLFAILGAALIVIYRLSFEHMRTKERLKHLEAVNKNLTDGPCDRCEAGWEHHGGKCYHFSISKSSWNQSRAECRAEGGDLVKIDNRWEQSFLDGRLRNLMNEAEDKFWIGLTDSAAEGRWMWVDNTPLTESFWLIGEPDNWRGKTPDGEDCVRMGEKGGAPDLKNWNDASCSDPHRSICEKAKVTEQIKYVCT; encoded by the exons ATGAGCCGTCCACAGAGAGAAG GTGAAGCTCTGGGCTCTCAAAGTGCAAAATCAAacagaaggtcaaaggtcaccccTGAGTTGGTGGCCCTGCTGGTTCTGTTTGCCATCCTGGGAGCTGCTCTCATTGTTATTTACCGTCTCT CATTTGAACACATGAGAACCAAAGAAAGACTCAAACACCTCGAAGCAGTCAATAAAAATCTGACAG ATGGACCCTGTGATAGATGTGAAGCAGGCTGGGAGCATCATGGAGGAAAGTGCTATCATTTCTCCATCAGTAAATCCTCCTGGAACCAGAGCAGAGCTGAATGtagagctgaaggaggagaccTGGTTAAgatagacaacaggtgggaacag AGTTTCCTGGATGGAAGACTGAGAAACTTAATGAATGAAGCTGAGGACAAGTTCTGGATCGGACTGACAGACTCAGCAGCAGAGGGCAGATGGATGTGGGTGGACAacacaccactgactgaaag tttttggctCATCGGGGAGCCGGATAATTGGAGAGGGAAAACTCCTGATGGAGAGGACTGTGTGAGGATGGGGGAAAAAGGTGGAGCTCCTGACCTGAAGAACTGGAATGATGCATCCTGCTCAGATCCTCACAGAAGTATTTGTGAGAAAGCAAAAGTAACAGAACAGATTAAATATGTATGTACCTGA